Proteins found in one Paenibacillus borealis genomic segment:
- a CDS encoding DUF6809 family protein has product MIWEGLYVSILEDLYYGKICPNEQICLNDPEYAQNSKLISERIHILQAKLSSEDFTVLE; this is encoded by the coding sequence ATGATTTGGGAGGGGTTATATGTGAGTATTTTAGAAGATCTGTATTACGGAAAAATCTGCCCAAATGAACAAATTTGTTTGAATGATCCCGAGTATGCACAGAACTCTAAGCTAATCTCGGAGCGTATACATATTCTGCAAGCAAAGCTGTCTTCAGAAGACTTCACCGTGCTCGAATAA
- a CDS encoding GNAT family N-acetyltransferase, with protein sequence MKNIVRQVIHEWNPYGLLPEAPIDEFDSEIEEVLLSLTHASTVEELARSIQEIFSSSFGEPFGYEGCFNTAKKIWEHSVEDLSLPANVEIVSLTHSNAYHSRNLFCGYNNSSSNGVDTKTASIEELEQSGQVIKRILDANLATCYLAEFESQYAGFIICSWGISVSNGYPVLRIDGLYVASEFRNKGIAKALMNHVIDLANEKKGNPYTA encoded by the coding sequence ATGAAAAATATTGTGCGACAAGTTATTCATGAATGGAATCCATACGGTTTATTACCAGAAGCACCTATCGATGAGTTTGATTCGGAAATTGAAGAAGTCCTCCTATCCCTAACACATGCTTCTACGGTCGAAGAACTGGCAAGAAGCATACAAGAAATATTTTCTTCGAGTTTTGGTGAACCGTTTGGGTATGAGGGGTGTTTTAATACGGCTAAGAAGATATGGGAGCACTCGGTTGAAGATTTGAGCTTGCCTGCAAATGTTGAAATTGTTTCTTTAACTCACTCAAACGCATATCATTCAAGAAATCTATTCTGTGGCTATAACAATTCTTCGTCTAATGGTGTAGACACAAAGACAGCTTCAATTGAGGAGCTGGAACAGAGTGGTCAGGTCATAAAAAGGATTTTGGATGCTAATCTAGCAACTTGCTATTTGGCTGAATTTGAGTCACAGTATGCAGGATTTATTATCTGCTCCTGGGGGATTTCAGTTTCAAATGGGTATCCGGTATTACGAATAGATGGATTATATGTAGCATCTGAATTTAGAAATAAAGGAATTGCAAAAGCACTAATGAATCATGTAATTGATTTGGCAAATGAAAAAAAGGGCAACCCGTATACAGCTTGA
- a CDS encoding helix-turn-helix domain-containing protein, protein MYQRIRDLREDKDLTQTQMAEYLQCSQRIYSNYERGDVDIPTAILIKLADFHMTSTDYLLNRTNQKKPYSKS, encoded by the coding sequence ATGTATCAACGTATCCGGGATTTACGCGAAGATAAGGATTTGACGCAAACTCAAATGGCCGAGTATTTGCAATGCAGTCAGCGGATTTATAGTAATTATGAACGCGGAGATGTTGACATTCCCACGGCTATTCTGATCAAGTTGGCAGATTTCCATATGACGAGTACTGATTATCTACTTAACCGAACGAACCAAAAGAAACCTTACTCCAAAAGTTAA